In a single window of the Paenibacillus sp. MMS20-IR301 genome:
- a CDS encoding glutathione S-transferase C-terminal domain-containing protein has protein sequence MSTANEKHPVFAAELKADGTFVPQANLFTTPFGYRPGEHRPEAGRYRLLWMKACPYAHRAVIVRRLLGLEEVISLGTASHFRTESGWEFSLDEGGVDPVLGIRYVKEVYDAEDPEYKGRPTVPVIVDVQTGRGVNSDYFRLTNYLETVWSPFHKPGAPDLYPQRLRGEIDLLNEVIFKDINAGVYKAGFAHSQAAYEQAYDALFARLDELEQRLARSRYLFGDFLTDSDVRLYTTLVRFDAAYYPVFKTNRNRLTDFPNLWGYARDLYQIPGFGDTTDLAAIRSSYHASPHLRGFAGNPYGIYPLGPDERDWAALHGRTHLKGGYSR, from the coding sequence ATGAGTACAGCAAATGAAAAGCACCCCGTATTTGCCGCTGAGCTTAAGGCAGACGGCACCTTCGTACCGCAGGCCAATCTGTTTACCACTCCGTTTGGCTACAGGCCAGGTGAACACCGGCCGGAGGCCGGGCGTTACCGGCTGCTCTGGATGAAGGCGTGCCCCTACGCTCACCGTGCTGTGATCGTCCGCAGGCTGCTTGGCCTGGAGGAGGTAATCAGCCTCGGGACGGCAAGCCACTTCCGTACGGAATCCGGCTGGGAATTCTCCCTGGATGAAGGCGGCGTTGATCCTGTACTGGGCATCCGCTACGTTAAAGAGGTTTATGATGCGGAGGACCCGGAATACAAGGGGCGTCCGACCGTACCCGTTATTGTAGATGTGCAGACCGGCCGGGGAGTGAACAGCGACTACTTCCGGCTAACCAACTATCTGGAAACCGTATGGTCACCCTTTCACAAGCCGGGAGCGCCGGATTTGTATCCGCAGCGGCTCCGCGGTGAGATCGACCTGCTTAATGAGGTTATTTTCAAGGATATCAACGCCGGTGTATATAAAGCGGGCTTTGCTCATTCCCAGGCCGCCTACGAACAGGCCTATGACGCCCTGTTCGCCCGGCTGGATGAGCTGGAGCAGCGGCTGGCACGAAGCCGCTATCTGTTCGGTGATTTCCTTACGGACTCCGATGTCCGGCTCTATACCACGCTGGTCCGGTTCGATGCGGCGTATTACCCGGTATTCAAGACCAACCGTAACCGCCTGACCGACTTCCCTAACCTGTGGGGGTATGCCCGGGATTTGTATCAGATCCCGGGGTTTGGGGATACCACAGATCTTGCGGCTATCCGCAGCAGCTACCACGCCTCACCGCACTTAAGAGGCTTTGCCGGCAATCCTTACGGTATTTATCCGCTGGGTCCGGATGAGCGGGACTGGGCGGCCCTCCACGGGCGGACGCATCTCAAAGGAGGATATTCCAGATGA
- a CDS encoding amino acid ABC transporter permease — MPNIFDLELVFTLIPKLLKYLPVTLELTVIAMLAGLLLGLLLAVIKMKRIPVLYQLSAVFISFVRGTPILVQLYLSYAGIPLILKYYNFYHETSYNVNSIPSIFYVLLALSLNEAAYNSEVIRAALQSVDKGQIEAAHSLGMTYGQVLRRIILPEAFIVALPTLGNALIGLMKGTSLAFVCSVVEITAQSRILAGNNLRFFESYCSLALIYWGMTILIEQAIAWLEKRLDIDFKSLRKRKGDAILD, encoded by the coding sequence ATGCCTAATATATTTGATCTTGAGCTGGTCTTCACCCTGATTCCGAAACTGCTGAAATATTTGCCGGTGACCCTTGAACTGACGGTCATTGCTATGCTGGCGGGGCTGCTTCTCGGGCTTCTGCTGGCGGTTATTAAAATGAAAAGAATTCCTGTGCTCTACCAGCTCAGCGCGGTCTTCATTTCGTTTGTCCGGGGAACCCCCATTCTGGTACAGCTGTATCTGTCCTATGCCGGGATACCGCTGATTCTGAAATACTATAACTTTTATCATGAGACCAGCTATAACGTCAATTCCATTCCTTCGATCTTTTATGTGCTGCTGGCGTTATCGCTGAATGAGGCGGCGTATAACTCGGAAGTGATCCGTGCGGCGCTGCAGTCCGTCGACAAAGGGCAGATTGAAGCGGCCCATTCACTCGGCATGACGTATGGCCAGGTGCTGCGGCGGATCATTCTTCCGGAGGCCTTCATTGTAGCGCTGCCTACACTCGGGAATGCGCTGATCGGGCTGATGAAGGGCACCTCGCTGGCCTTCGTCTGCTCCGTGGTGGAGATTACCGCGCAGTCGAGGATTCTGGCCGGGAACAATCTGCGCTTCTTCGAATCCTATTGCTCGCTGGCGCTGATCTACTGGGGAATGACGATCCTGATTGAGCAGGCCATTGCCTGGCTGGAGAAGCGGCTGGATATTGACTTCAAGAGTCTCAGGAAACGTAAGGGGGATGCCATCCTTGATTGA
- a CDS encoding IS4 family transposase produces the protein MDNVKANSVIRQFLSLLPVNALDPTVFDYYTKKLTVMKSILIFVSAQLNRWGSYSEIEAQIRAQTELQRLFHLESISGSQLSRSLDRLPTELLEWLFQQLALRAKERTASLSGISKTIGKLSIVDASTISLPLNLGNWAQVTRKASSVKMHLRLVVASPDTVFPDAMVPTTANVGDRACAVELVIPSDTTYVMDRGYDDYKKMEAWSTQGIRFVMRLRDRAYTTVLEESTVPAGSRILRDAKVHMGRADRADKKTLRLIEFLDEKGRLYRLVTSIWEVSAEEIAQIYKNRWLIELFFKWMKQHLRAVHVHSYKPQAIWNQLFLVLITALLVQEANASFARKLTPWQLLKLMRVYLYLPWSALEQEVLRPRKSSKGKPTGVRPKPKILRTTVGKLRPSKK, from the coding sequence ATGGATAACGTTAAAGCAAATTCAGTCATACGTCAATTCTTATCTTTACTTCCGGTCAATGCTCTAGACCCCACCGTGTTCGATTACTACACTAAAAAGCTAACTGTGATGAAAAGTATCTTGATTTTTGTTTCCGCCCAGTTGAATCGATGGGGTTCTTACAGCGAAATCGAAGCTCAAATCCGTGCACAAACCGAACTGCAGCGTTTGTTTCATTTGGAAAGTATTAGCGGCTCTCAGTTATCCCGTTCCTTAGATCGTCTGCCTACCGAACTGCTCGAGTGGCTTTTTCAGCAACTGGCTCTGCGGGCCAAAGAGCGGACAGCATCGTTAAGTGGGATTTCCAAAACCATTGGTAAACTGAGCATTGTAGATGCTTCCACCATTTCGTTACCCCTGAATTTGGGGAATTGGGCACAGGTGACTCGTAAGGCCAGCAGCGTCAAAATGCATCTTCGTCTGGTTGTGGCCTCGCCCGACACCGTGTTTCCCGATGCTATGGTTCCCACGACTGCCAATGTCGGAGATCGAGCGTGTGCCGTAGAATTGGTCATTCCTTCGGACACGACTTATGTCATGGACCGGGGGTACGATGACTACAAAAAGATGGAGGCGTGGAGTACCCAAGGGATTCGATTTGTGATGCGTCTGCGGGACCGGGCATACACCACTGTCCTTGAAGAATCTACGGTGCCTGCCGGAAGCCGAATCCTTCGGGACGCCAAGGTCCACATGGGCCGTGCGGATCGGGCGGACAAGAAAACCTTACGCCTCATTGAATTTCTGGATGAAAAAGGGCGCCTCTACCGGCTTGTCACTTCCATCTGGGAGGTATCGGCGGAAGAGATCGCACAGATTTACAAAAACCGTTGGCTCATTGAGTTGTTTTTTAAATGGATGAAGCAGCATTTGCGAGCCGTGCACGTGCATAGCTACAAACCGCAGGCGATCTGGAATCAGTTGTTCCTGGTCTTAATTACGGCGCTTCTGGTGCAGGAGGCCAATGCTTCTTTCGCCCGGAAGCTAACGCCTTGGCAGTTGCTTAAACTGATGCGGGTGTATCTCTATCTGCCGTGGTCTGCATTGGAGCAAGAGGTGTTACGTCCGCGAAAATCGTCCAAAGGGAAACCCACGGGCGTCCGTCCAAAACCAAAAATTCTACGAACGACGGTAGGCAAGCTACGGCCGAGCAAAAAGTAA
- a CDS encoding SOS response-associated peptidase — MCGRYTITVTFEELMTRYFIDDPSFDQYAPKFNAAPMQYIPAVIHDGKRNKLGALRWGLLPSWSKEDKNAAKLINARSESLLEKASFKSLVASRRCVIPADGFYDWQVKEDGKHPLRIMLQDGGIFSMAGLYDIWTGPDGAKISTCTIITTAANSLMADIHDRMPVILNRDTEAQWLDRSNRDIPALMKLLQPYDSGQMLAYPVSPAVGNVRNDYRELLHRAGADAV, encoded by the coding sequence ATGTGCGGAAGATATACCATTACCGTAACCTTTGAAGAGCTGATGACAAGATACTTCATCGATGATCCTTCCTTTGACCAATATGCGCCGAAATTCAACGCCGCTCCGATGCAGTATATCCCGGCGGTCATTCATGACGGCAAACGCAATAAGCTCGGTGCGCTGCGCTGGGGCCTGCTGCCCTCCTGGTCCAAGGAGGATAAGAATGCCGCGAAGCTGATTAATGCCCGCAGTGAATCGCTGCTGGAGAAGGCTTCCTTCAAAAGCCTCGTCGCCTCCCGCCGCTGCGTAATTCCGGCAGACGGTTTCTACGACTGGCAGGTTAAGGAGGACGGGAAGCACCCTCTGCGCATTATGCTGCAGGACGGGGGGATATTCTCCATGGCGGGTTTGTATGATATCTGGACAGGCCCGGACGGCGCAAAAATCTCTACATGCACCATTATCACTACAGCTGCGAACAGCCTGATGGCTGATATTCATGACCGCATGCCGGTGATCCTGAACAGGGATACGGAAGCGCAGTGGCTGGACCGCAGCAACCGGGACATTCCCGCACTAATGAAGCTGCTGCAGCCGTATGACTCCGGGCAGATGCTCGCTTATCCGGTCTCCCCAGCCGTAGGCAATGTGCGCAATGACTATCGTGAGCTGCTTCACAGAGCCGGGGCAGATGCGGTATAG
- a CDS encoding transporter substrate-binding domain-containing protein, whose amino-acid sequence MKTWRKLGLGLTAAVLLAGVVACGNDTKESGSATGKDSSNNDKITVNIATGGAPKPFSYVNDKNEIDGYDIQVVKAIFEGLPGYEINIEKTEFPSIFAGLDSDRYQIGANNFASNPERREKYNYSDPIFKNQFVIAVKEDREDIKSFADLEGKTTEVSPSVNYTVALEKYNKESAKTPVELKYSDAELVTILQNVESGADDFNLIDAAMLQLYIKEYGLKLKAIPLSQEDTDRIGVPYSYLILSKGGNSDQLLKDVNGQIQELIKDGTISKLSEQYLNGDFAPEIQ is encoded by the coding sequence ATGAAAACATGGAGAAAGCTTGGACTGGGACTTACGGCGGCGGTGCTGCTGGCGGGGGTTGTGGCTTGCGGGAATGATACGAAGGAATCAGGAAGTGCAACAGGCAAAGATTCATCAAACAACGATAAAATAACAGTTAATATTGCCACTGGCGGGGCGCCGAAGCCCTTCTCTTATGTGAATGACAAGAATGAAATCGACGGTTACGACATTCAGGTGGTCAAAGCGATCTTCGAGGGGCTGCCCGGTTACGAGATTAATATTGAGAAAACTGAATTCCCGTCCATCTTCGCGGGCCTGGATTCCGACCGTTATCAGATCGGCGCGAATAATTTCGCCAGCAATCCGGAGCGCAGGGAGAAGTACAACTACTCTGACCCGATTTTTAAGAACCAGTTTGTCATTGCCGTGAAGGAGGACCGTGAGGATATCAAGTCCTTTGCCGATCTGGAAGGGAAGACAACGGAGGTCAGCCCAAGCGTAAACTATACGGTGGCCCTGGAGAAATACAATAAGGAATCCGCCAAAACGCCAGTGGAGCTGAAATATAGCGATGCCGAGCTGGTAACGATTCTGCAGAACGTCGAGAGCGGCGCCGATGACTTTAACCTGATTGATGCGGCGATGCTGCAGCTCTACATCAAGGAGTACGGCCTGAAGCTGAAGGCTATTCCGCTGTCCCAGGAGGATACCGACCGGATCGGCGTGCCTTACAGCTATCTGATTCTCAGCAAGGGCGGGAACAGCGACCAGCTGCTGAAGGATGTCAACGGGCAGATTCAGGAGCTGATTAAGGACGGTACAATTTCGAAGCTGAGCGAGCAGTATTTGAATGGTGATTTTGCACCGGAAATTCAATAG
- a CDS encoding helix-turn-helix domain-containing protein: MYVPARPSVLYHPFQPAFEKQLSSYAEYKPSLSAPFGGGIQFYGFYMDDLNAGQMFVIPEGCMSLVICCYPDRPSANICGTLYKGRQGLFARSECEYFVIRFLPGYAEHFFRYPVGGFSEQEIPVGDVLPHAAELLERVVEQKTFEERVRAFEAYYEIYIRGRLAIPRLIEYLTDQIIHSRGTLQVTDLSRDTGYSSRYMIKAFEQYIGASPKLFSRIIRFQHVLELMEHNNYKETLEHIFELGYFDQNHFIKEFKEFSRTTPKKYTVQGTAGSLGAG; the protein is encoded by the coding sequence ATGTATGTACCGGCAAGACCATCCGTGCTTTATCATCCCTTTCAGCCCGCTTTCGAAAAGCAGCTGAGTTCCTATGCCGAATACAAACCTTCCCTTAGCGCTCCTTTCGGCGGAGGTATTCAATTCTACGGATTTTATATGGATGACCTGAACGCCGGACAAATGTTCGTCATTCCCGAAGGCTGCATGAGCCTCGTTATTTGCTGCTATCCGGATCGGCCGTCGGCCAATATATGCGGCACTTTATACAAAGGCAGGCAGGGATTGTTCGCCCGTTCCGAGTGCGAGTACTTTGTAATCCGGTTTCTTCCGGGTTATGCCGAGCATTTCTTCCGTTATCCGGTAGGCGGGTTCAGCGAACAGGAGATTCCGGTCGGGGATGTCCTCCCTCATGCGGCGGAACTACTGGAGAGGGTGGTGGAGCAGAAGACATTTGAGGAGCGGGTCCGGGCTTTCGAAGCATATTACGAAATCTATATACGGGGACGGCTGGCCATCCCGCGGCTGATTGAGTATTTAACCGATCAGATTATCCACAGCCGCGGTACATTGCAGGTTACTGATTTATCAAGGGATACCGGCTATTCCAGCCGTTATATGATCAAAGCCTTCGAGCAGTACATCGGGGCCTCCCCCAAGCTGTTCAGCCGGATTATCCGGTTCCAGCATGTGCTGGAGCTAATGGAGCATAACAACTACAAAGAAACCCTTGAGCATATCTTCGAGCTTGGCTACTTCGACCAGAACCACTTCATCAAAGAGTTCAAGGAATTCAGCCGGACCACACCCAAGAAGTATACGGTTCAGGGAACGGCGGGAAGCCTGGGGGCGGGATGA
- a CDS encoding DUF523 domain-containing protein, which translates to MIIVSSCLAGMQVRYNGTDCLNERIRQLLDSGQAVAVCPELMGGFSTPREPAEIIGGSGRDVLEGRAQVVDRTGNDVTAMYIAGAQAALEQAKGLKAAVVVLKENSPSCGSSMIYNGKFAGVKMPGEGVTAALLRLHGIEVISEEQLSSRLGLQEAADTAG; encoded by the coding sequence ATGATCATCGTAAGCTCCTGCCTGGCCGGAATGCAGGTCAGATATAACGGCACGGATTGTCTGAATGAACGTATCCGGCAGCTGCTGGACAGCGGACAGGCGGTTGCTGTCTGTCCTGAGCTGATGGGGGGCTTCTCTACCCCGCGCGAACCGGCCGAAATCATAGGCGGCAGCGGCAGGGATGTGCTGGAGGGCCGGGCGCAAGTGGTCGACAGAACGGGAAACGATGTAACTGCAATGTATATAGCAGGAGCACAGGCAGCGCTGGAGCAGGCAAAAGGCTTGAAAGCGGCAGTAGTAGTGCTTAAGGAGAACAGCCCTTCCTGCGGCAGCTCTATGATCTATAACGGTAAGTTCGCCGGTGTAAAGATGCCGGGTGAGGGTGTAACTGCGGCCCTCTTGCGGCTGCACGGGATTGAAGTGATTTCCGAGGAGCAGCTGTCCTCCCGCCTGGGACTGCAGGAAGCGGCAGATACAGCCGGATAA
- a CDS encoding glutathione S-transferase C-terminal domain-containing protein — MSTEGSVRVRPKETEHEIDERGYFIRQKNHFTTPFGEGEGKLPVEAGRYRLIWAKGCHWSNRASIVRELLGLEEAISINLVGHGKHEQNLGWEFVFNEDQTDPVLGVQFLSELYAKADPDYKGRPTVPAVVDVHTGKVVNNDYVWLTNYLEQEFAPFHKAGAPDLYPAELRADIDRYNDFLFDNVNNGVYKAMFAQSIEAYDDAYEHLYAALDTIEERLEDRRFLFGDYVTDSDVRLFVTLARFDTYYFRNLGPLRNRIIDFKNIWGYARDLYEIPAFKNNTYLRDLARGNGDKSTIFIDYNTRFWNQIDYEGRWSQPHDRRAKSSDPEQKFKTRL, encoded by the coding sequence ATGAGTACTGAAGGAAGTGTACGTGTCCGGCCGAAGGAAACCGAGCATGAGATTGATGAACGGGGCTATTTTATCCGCCAAAAAAATCATTTCACCACCCCCTTCGGCGAAGGGGAGGGCAAGCTGCCTGTGGAAGCGGGACGTTACCGCCTGATCTGGGCCAAGGGCTGCCACTGGTCCAACCGGGCCTCCATCGTCAGGGAGCTGCTCGGCCTTGAGGAGGCCATCAGCATTAATCTGGTCGGCCACGGCAAGCATGAGCAGAATCTGGGCTGGGAGTTCGTGTTCAATGAAGATCAGACCGACCCGGTGCTGGGCGTGCAATTCTTAAGTGAGCTGTATGCGAAGGCCGACCCGGACTATAAGGGCAGACCGACGGTTCCGGCGGTCGTCGACGTTCACACCGGCAAAGTGGTCAATAACGACTATGTCTGGCTGACCAACTATCTGGAGCAGGAGTTCGCCCCGTTCCATAAGGCTGGTGCACCCGATCTGTACCCGGCGGAGCTGAGAGCAGACATCGACAGGTACAATGATTTCCTGTTCGACAATGTAAATAACGGTGTCTATAAGGCGATGTTCGCCCAGTCGATTGAAGCCTACGACGACGCTTATGAGCATCTGTATGCTGCGCTGGACACGATTGAGGAACGGCTGGAAGACCGCAGGTTCCTGTTCGGCGACTACGTGACCGACTCCGATGTCCGCTTATTCGTTACGCTGGCCCGGTTCGATACTTACTATTTCAGGAATCTGGGCCCGCTGCGTAACCGGATTATCGATTTCAAGAATATTTGGGGCTATGCGCGTGACCTGTACGAGATCCCGGCGTTCAAGAACAATACATACCTGCGGGATCTGGCCAGAGGCAACGGCGACAAATCAACGATTTTCATCGACTATAATACACGCTTCTGGAACCAGATTGATTACGAAGGCCGCTGGTCCCAGCCGCATGACAGAAGGGCAAAGAGCAGTGATCCGGAGCAGAAATTCAAGACGAGATTATAG
- a CDS encoding GNAT family N-acetyltransferase: protein MTTYTYRKDRTDIDWTQVTRLLNGFGLTRFTPAETEKAFSNSAVNVFILDGGKVIGCGRALSDGISQAAIYNIAVDEAYHGQGLGKKLIALILEETADCNVILYTHPDTVTWYEEQGFRRMKTGLALYHPDKLAAITRMGFI from the coding sequence ATGACAACATATACCTACCGGAAAGACCGCACGGATATCGACTGGACACAGGTCACCCGCCTGCTGAACGGCTTCGGCTTAACCCGCTTCACACCGGCAGAGACGGAGAAGGCCTTCAGTAACAGTGCTGTGAATGTATTCATCCTGGACGGCGGGAAGGTGATCGGCTGCGGAAGAGCACTCTCGGACGGGATCTCGCAGGCGGCAATCTATAATATTGCTGTAGACGAAGCGTATCACGGGCAGGGCCTCGGCAAAAAGCTCATCGCGCTCATCCTGGAGGAGACGGCGGACTGCAACGTGATCCTGTACACACATCCGGATACAGTAACCTGGTACGAAGAGCAGGGCTTCCGCAGAATGAAGACGGGGCTGGCGCTGTATCATCCGGATAAGCTTGCCGCGATTACCCGGATGGGGTTCATTTAA
- a CDS encoding glutathione S-transferase C-terminal domain-containing protein → MPNNNTIKGLNIVNHEIAKEITKDGAFNRQKNAFTTPFGTRPGELPVETGRYRLLWARICPWAHRAVIVRELLGLQEVISLGTASPVRTENGWAFSLDEDGADPVLGIRYLPEIYAETDPEYSGRATVPTVVDVLERKVVNNDYFRLTNYFETAFKPFHKEGAPDLYPQHLQAEIDEFNDTLFHEVNNGVYKAGFAHSQAAYEQAYDVLFARLDQLEERLSSQRYLFGGAITDSDVRLYVTLVRFDAAYYSVFRTNRNRIIDFPNLWNYAKDLYQTPGFGDTTDFDAIKRGYQLGNHANNPHQLLAKGPELSVWNDPHDRGRFNK, encoded by the coding sequence ATGCCTAATAACAATACTATCAAAGGCTTAAACATTGTGAACCACGAGATTGCGAAGGAAATTACTAAGGACGGAGCTTTTAACCGGCAAAAGAACGCCTTTACTACCCCGTTTGGTACCCGGCCCGGCGAGCTGCCGGTGGAAACGGGACGTTACCGCCTGCTGTGGGCGAGAATCTGCCCCTGGGCGCACCGCGCGGTTATCGTGCGTGAGCTGCTCGGGCTGCAGGAGGTCATCAGCCTCGGCACAGCCAGTCCGGTGCGGACGGAGAACGGCTGGGCGTTCTCGCTGGACGAGGACGGTGCTGATCCTGTGCTGGGCATCCGGTATCTGCCGGAGATTTATGCCGAGACTGATCCGGAATACAGCGGCAGAGCGACCGTGCCGACGGTGGTGGATGTGCTGGAGCGGAAGGTCGTGAACAACGACTACTTCCGGCTGACCAACTACTTCGAAACGGCGTTCAAGCCTTTTCATAAGGAAGGCGCTCCGGACCTGTACCCGCAGCATCTGCAGGCGGAGATCGATGAGTTCAACGATACGCTGTTCCATGAAGTGAACAACGGGGTCTATAAGGCAGGCTTCGCCCATTCCCAGGCGGCTTACGAGCAGGCTTATGATGTGTTATTTGCGCGGCTGGATCAGCTGGAGGAACGGCTCTCCTCGCAAAGATATCTGTTCGGCGGCGCTATCACCGACTCCGATGTCCGCTTGTATGTAACGCTGGTGCGTTTCGATGCGGCGTACTATTCCGTGTTCCGGACGAACCGGAACCGGATCATTGATTTCCCGAACCTCTGGAATTATGCCAAGGATCTGTACCAGACGCCGGGCTTCGGGGATACGACAGACTTTGATGCGATTAAGAGAGGCTATCAGCTCGGCAACCACGCGAACAATCCCCATCAGCTGCTGGCCAAGGGACCGGAGCTCTCCGTCTGGAATGACCCGCATGACCGCGGCCGGTTCAACAAGTAA
- a CDS encoding glutathione S-transferase C-terminal domain-containing protein produces MSNNVHSASAPAEIAASGAFVRQANRFSAAFGAGPGELPAEQGRYRLIWSAACPWAHRAVIVRRLLGLEEAISLGTVDPLRPALPHTDWAFTLDEGGQDPVLGIRYLSEAYLKADPAYSGRPTVPALVEIATGKVVQNDYFKLTNHLETAWAPLHKQGAPDLYPVHLRGEIDRLNEVIFHDVNNGVYKAGFARSQEAYEAAYYTLFERLDELEERLSRSRYLLGDALTDADVRLYTTLARFDIAYYTAFRANRQRLADYRHLWAYARDLYQTPGFGDTTDFAAIKQHYHLSVLISAEGSNPYRILPKGPDLREWNTPHGRDRQYPGQA; encoded by the coding sequence ATGAGCAATAACGTACATTCAGCTTCAGCACCTGCAGAAATTGCTGCTAGCGGTGCTTTTGTAAGACAGGCTAACCGGTTCTCTGCCGCATTCGGCGCCGGTCCGGGTGAGCTTCCGGCGGAGCAGGGGCGTTACCGGCTGATTTGGTCTGCAGCCTGCCCGTGGGCACACCGCGCGGTGATCGTCCGGCGGCTGCTGGGGCTCGAAGAAGCCATCAGCCTCGGCACGGTTGATCCGCTCCGGCCCGCACTGCCGCATACGGACTGGGCGTTTACGCTGGATGAGGGCGGGCAGGACCCGGTGCTGGGCATCCGTTACCTGAGTGAGGCCTACCTGAAGGCCGACCCTGCATATTCCGGGCGCCCGACCGTTCCGGCCCTCGTGGAAATTGCGACAGGTAAGGTCGTCCAGAATGATTATTTCAAGCTGACTAATCATCTGGAGACGGCCTGGGCTCCGCTTCATAAGCAGGGTGCACCGGACTTGTACCCTGTGCATCTGCGCGGTGAGATTGACCGGCTCAATGAGGTGATCTTTCACGATGTGAATAACGGCGTGTATAAGGCAGGGTTTGCCCGCTCGCAGGAGGCTTATGAAGCGGCGTACTATACTTTATTCGAACGGCTGGATGAACTCGAGGAACGGTTATCCCGGAGCCGTTATCTGCTCGGGGATGCCCTGACCGATGCGGATGTCCGGCTGTACACTACCCTGGCCCGCTTCGATATTGCCTATTACACGGCATTCCGGGCGAACCGGCAGCGGCTGGCGGATTACCGTCATCTTTGGGCTTATGCCAGAGACCTGTATCAGACGCCGGGCTTCGGGGATACCACCGATTTCGCCGCAATCAAGCAGCATTATCATCTGTCTGTGCTAATCTCCGCCGAAGGCTCGAACCCTTACCGGATTCTGCCCAAAGGGCCGGACCTCAGAGAGTGGAACACTCCGCATGGGCGTGACCGGCAATATCCGGGGCAAGCATGA
- a CDS encoding amino acid ABC transporter ATP-binding protein — translation MIEIRGLTKSFQQHKVLDQIDLRIEKGDVVAVIGSSGAGKSTLLRSINLLEVPDAGTIRLDQLEVDFARKSKADVLALRKSTAMVFQQFNLFRQKTALENVMEGLIVVRGIPKEEAQQRAARHLAAVGLADRMHHYPKQLSGGQQQRVGIARALAMQPKILLFDEPTSALDPELVGEVLDTIRKAAEEGNTMLLVSHEMSFVRKVATRVLFLDQGVIVEDGTPEEVFAHPKSERTRQFLANYYRDQEPEFSI, via the coding sequence TTGATTGAGATCCGCGGGTTAACGAAGTCTTTTCAGCAGCATAAGGTTCTGGATCAGATTGACCTCCGGATTGAAAAAGGGGATGTCGTCGCAGTCATCGGCTCGTCCGGCGCCGGTAAATCCACCCTGCTGCGCTCGATCAATCTGCTGGAGGTGCCGGATGCCGGGACGATCAGGCTGGATCAGCTGGAGGTCGATTTTGCCCGGAAAAGCAAGGCGGATGTGCTGGCGCTGCGGAAGAGTACAGCGATGGTGTTCCAGCAGTTCAATCTGTTCCGCCAGAAGACGGCGCTGGAGAACGTGATGGAGGGACTGATTGTCGTCCGGGGCATTCCGAAGGAGGAGGCGCAGCAGCGTGCTGCCCGCCATCTGGCCGCTGTGGGACTGGCGGACCGGATGCACCATTATCCAAAGCAGCTGTCCGGCGGCCAGCAGCAGCGGGTCGGGATTGCCCGGGCGCTCGCCATGCAGCCGAAGATTCTGCTGTTCGATGAGCCGACCTCGGCGCTTGATCCGGAGCTGGTCGGCGAGGTGCTGGATACGATCCGCAAGGCTGCGGAGGAAGGGAATACCATGCTGCTGGTCTCCCACGAGATGAGCTTTGTCCGCAAAGTGGCAACGCGGGTGCTGTTTCTCGATCAGGGTGTAATCGTGGAGGACGGCACCCCGGAGGAAGTCTTTGCCCATCCGAAGTCGGAGCGCACCAGGCAGTTTCTGGCCAATTATTACCGGGATCAGGAACCGGAATTCAGCATTTAA
- a CDS encoding GNAT family N-acetyltransferase — protein MTNIYRVDAVWQLAGVYEVRTKAFVEGQGIPRQSEFDEAYGGQYHYLLLEENGQAVATARINLNPAEYAKIERVGVIPEHQHKGYGRILIGAAEDWIRELGIQRIVITSQQQAVGFYESLGYTARPEIVINSSIPVVHTEKIIHRSEESYHA, from the coding sequence ATGACGAACATTTATAGAGTAGATGCCGTGTGGCAGTTAGCCGGTGTATACGAGGTCCGGACCAAAGCCTTCGTCGAGGGACAAGGGATTCCGCGGCAATCAGAGTTTGATGAGGCCTACGGCGGGCAGTATCACTACCTGCTGCTGGAGGAAAACGGGCAGGCTGTCGCTACGGCCAGGATCAATCTGAACCCTGCTGAATATGCCAAAATCGAGCGGGTCGGTGTCATTCCTGAGCACCAGCACAAGGGCTATGGCCGGATTCTGATTGGAGCCGCCGAGGACTGGATCAGAGAGCTGGGCATTCAGCGGATCGTCATTACGAGCCAGCAGCAGGCTGTAGGTTTCTATGAGAGCCTGGGCTATACGGCGAGGCCGGAGATTGTAATCAACTCCTCCATTCCTGTTGTCCATACCGAGAAAATAATCCACCGATCAGAGGAGTCCTATCATGCCTAA